From Micromonas commoda chromosome 3, complete sequence, a single genomic window includes:
- a CDS encoding predicted protein yields the protein MSSSDVKHLADPSSPGAGRFTFVIKGKPEPWTKFRKRASGEKDVPEPENEAYVAYEIRFFIDPYELEPPKRKANTVGVERSNGTMMLWHTYVPESQRGKGIAEIIVEEAMEWASANSLSVDSSCSYVNETFMKRPHNRQRWKHIMIRDY from the coding sequence ATGTCTTCGTCGGACGTGAAGCACCTGGCGGATCCGAGTAGTCCCGGGGCCGGGCGCTTCACATTCGTGATCAAGGGAAAACCAGAGCCATGGACTAAGTTCAGgaagcgcgcgagcggggagAAGGACGTGCCGGAGCCTGAGAACGAGGCGTACGTCGCCTACGAGATACGGTTCTTCATCGATCCCTACGAGCTCGAGCCACCGAAGCGCAAGGCGAACACCGTCGGCGTGGAGCGCTCTAACGGGACGATGATGTTGTGGCACACGTACGTACCGGAATCGCAGAGGGGTAAGGGAATAGCGGAGATAatcgtggaggaggcgatggagTGGGCGTCCGCGAACAGCCTCAGCGTCGACTCTTCGTGCTCGTACGTCAACGAAACCTTCATGAAGAGGCCGCACAACAGACAAAGGTGGAAGCACATAATGATCCGGGACTATTAG
- a CDS encoding predicted protein: MLKRSEHLKRWKRRWFQADASGDIVEIRGDKAEAKTRSTISLADVRSATVSSTNFHGDSDMKGCCVYLELGTPWRAVFLVADSPAKADAFVNDVRMRAGLDQSLATLPRAFTPAVKTKGAVPAMSQEAANALLAPGLTPVRAPATPSPNASRQQPAARTPGSPLTVSAIANEASPASSAGSARSGLANDSARTPSTANSGASKKVGVGWFGKPSLASSIASVAEQFSKSTDLSQEKMNDMTRMMEGAMRAKDEQLSATNRLLEAECTVAREARGRADALQKRLEEKSAQLDRRTQELASEKISASALRMKYDSVRETAEEETARADEAEASLARVRRELDDAVRELAETRQKADDTQRALMEEGALLQERHARAVATERELRESLDAAERRGDQLARETAELKQRAADLDQDLSNAEDRAVAAADKAAKELEAERKKVAELLHVVRTKRGFLGMFRKTPKASALVEHDEARRSARRGRRAAAALPAPPATAPPALRGGDVQQPPSSDFEFRTATHTPADGSEVSDGSFDAANAVLARRMMRDGVWMNTPRHRRVGGPVIANASTPEAAIIRKRLVYGAVETCEEVIDALDSPHAQGCRQM; this comes from the coding sequence ATGCTGAAGCGATCCGAGCACCTGAAGCGATGGAAGCGCCGATGGTTCCAGGCGGACGCATCCGGCGATATCGTCGAGATCAGGGGAGACAAGGCCGAGGCCAAGACCAGGTCGACGATCTCCCTGGCGGACGTGAGGAGCGCCACGGTGTCCTCCACCAACTTCCACGGCGATTCCGATATGAAGGGTTGCTGCGTCtacctcgagctcggcacgccgtggcgcgcggtgttcctcgtcgcggactCGCCAGCGAAAGCCGACGCTTTCGTAAACGACGTGCGAatgcgcgcggggctcgacCAGTCCCTCGCCACCCTCCCGCGCGCTTTCACCCCGGCCGTGAAGACCAAGGGTGCGGTTCCGGCGATGAGCCAGGAGGCTGCAAACGCGCTCCTGGCGCCGGGTCTGACCCCGgttcgcgcgccggcgacgccttcACCGAACGCGTCCCGGCAACAACCCGCCGCGAGAACTCCCGGCAGTCCCTTGACGGTGTCCGCCATCGCGAACGAGGCTTCccccgcgtccagcgccgggtcggcgaggtcgggtCTCGCCAACGACTCGGCGAGAACGCCGTCCACCGCAAactcgggcgcgtcgaagaAGGTGGGCGTGGGATGGTTCGGTAAGCCGTCGCTCGCCagctcgatcgcgtccgtcgccgagcagtTCTCCAAGTCCACCGACCTCTCGCAGGAGAAAATGAACGACATGACCCGCATGATGGAGGGAGCCATGCGCGCCAAGGACGAGCAGCTCAGCGCGACCAACCGGCTTTTGGAGGCTGAGTGCACGGTggcgcgagaggcgcgaggcagggcggacgcgctgcAGAAACGCCTCGAAGAGAAATCCGCGCAGCTGGACCGTCGCACCCAGGAGCTCGCCAGCGAGAAGATCAGCGCTTCCGCGCTGAGGATGAAGTACGACTCTGTGCgcgagacggcggaggaggaaaccgctcgcgccgacgaggccgaggcgagcCTCGCACGCGTGCGCAGGgagctggacgacgccgttcgcgaaCTCGCCGAGACGCGGCAAAAAGCCGACGACACGCAGAGGGCGCTgatggaggagggcgcgctgCTGCAGGAGAGGCACGCGAgggccgtcgcgacggaacgcgagcttcgcgagagcctcgacgcggcggagcgaaGGGGAGACCAACTCGCCAGGGAGACTGCGGAGCTCAAGCagcgggcggcggacctcgacCAAGACCTGTCCAACGCGGAGGatcgagccgtcgccgcggcggataaagcggcgaaggagctcgaggcggagcggAAGAAGGTGGCCGAGCTGCTCCACGTGGTGCGTACCAAGCGGGGCTTCCTCGGCATGTTCAGGAAGACGCCCaaggcgtcggcgttggTCGAACACGACGAAGCACGACGCTCGgcacgtcgcgggcggcgtgcggcggcggcgcttcccgcgccccccgcgacggcccctcccgcgcttcgcggcggcgacgtccagcaACCGCCGTCGAGCGACTTTGAGTTTAGGACGGCGACGCATACCCCGGCGGATGGGagcgaggtgagcgacgggagtttcgacgccgcgaacgcggtgcTGGCGCGTCGCATGATGAGGGACGGCGTGTGGATGAACACCCCGCGGCACAGGCGCGTCGGTGGGCCCGTGATCGCCAACGCCAGCACCCCCGAGGCGGCCATCATTCGGAAACGGCTGGTGTACGGCGCGGTGGAAACGTGCGAGGAGGtgatcgacgcgctcgactcCCCGCACGCGCAGGGGTGCCGCCAGATGTGA
- a CDS encoding predicted protein, which yields MGGAEGASVGSRPAPADTGGFGGDVPSTSDGHPPSGERGSKSMTSMDFLLRGESVRSNPYLRAFAASGLPEVMMADDNFSSWTNIKGRVLRKEIAEASAAASRIPRAVAKARGLPAAAADGTCADDPLGDGDGVVLFDLCSGKGFTSIFLSHRYPKARILMFDFDRKMNLKHLPSLAPRVSFHRLNLYDDEVERLVSDAVISHGDRGSCVVGVHLCGDLSRRAIELWDRCGVDGLVLSPCCLVRELAEVKRPHGTFGYGMARLAKRTGWNSYRLWCLFLWNHIGVIGSDGDDGDVLVRDGDDGDGGRGTRHRRDLNWDDDMISERNAFLCVSRASACVPCG from the coding sequence AtggggggcgcggaggggGCGTCGGTTGGAAGTCGCCCGGCCCCGGCCGATacgggcgggttcggcggtgATGTACCATCCACCTCCGACGGGCACCCTCCaagcggcgagcgcgggtccAAGTCGATGACCTCGATGGacttcctcctccgcggggagAGCGTCAGGTCTAACCCGTAcctgcgcgcgttcgccgcgtcggggctCCCCGAGGTCATGATGGCGGACGATAACTTCAGCAGCTGGACGAACATCAAGGGACGGGTGCTCAGGAAGGAGATTGCCgaggcatcggcggcggcatcgcggaTTCCACGAGCGGTCGCCAAGGCTCGAGGcttacccgccgccgccgccgacggaacCTGCGCAGACGACccgctcggcgatggcgacggcgtcgtgctcTTCGACCTCTGCTCGGGGAAAGGTTTCACGTCCATCTTCCTGTCGCATCGATATCCTAAGGCGCGCATCCTCATGTTCGACTTCGACCGCAAGATGAACCTCAAGCACCTCCCAtcgctcgccccgcgcgtctcgttcCATCGGCTTAACCTttacgacgacgaggtggagcgTTTGGTGTCTGACGCCGTGATAAGTCACGGTGACCGCGGTTCGTGCGTCGTGGGCGTCCACCTTTGCGGTGATCTCTCCAGGCGTGCAATCGAGCTGTGGGACCGGTGCGGAGTGGACGGCCTGGTGCTGTCTCCGTGCTGTCTGGTCagggagctcgccgaggtcaaGCGACCTCACGGCACGTTTGGCTACGGCATGGCCCGGCTCGCGAAGCGAACCGGGTGGAACTCGTACAGGCTGTGGTGCTTGTTCCTGTGGAACCACATCGGCGTGATTGGaagcgacggggacgacggggatgtGCTCGTTCgagacggggacgacggggacggcggtcGAGGGactcggcaccggcgcgacCTCAACTGGGACGACGACATGATCTCAGAGCGAAACGCGTTCCTGTGCGTGTCCAGAGCGTCGGCGTGTGTGCCGTGCGGGtga
- a CDS encoding predicted protein, with product MVASYAGSDDVENNEPSTPEQDKEVAGVAGTTGSRGEERVRNRAHEYHHASEDLLESALRLFGQLIEHLPDARDVVSHETMKALMDIHESDRFSREQRSLAEQTMQLMGCPTPGSSDDHAPGDLFAEHNEGSREPFMDDDKTVAWTAPMSHATPSKRSREIFEYRESSKSEGLLDACLDDLPRATPF from the coding sequence ATGGTGGCGTCGTACGCGGGCAgtgacgacgtcgagaaCAACgagccgtccacgccggagCAGGATAAGGAGgttgccggcgtcgcgggtaCCACCGGTTCCAGGGGCGAGGAGCGGGTGCGGAACAGGGCTCACGAGTACCACCACGCCAGCGAGGACCTCTTGGAGTCTGCGCTTCGCCTGTTCGGGCAGCTCATCGAGCACCTaccggacgcgagggacgtcgTGAGCCACGAGACAATGAAGGCTCTCATGGACATTCACGAGTCGGACCGGTTCTCTCGCGAgcagcgcagcctcgcggAGCAGACCATGCAGCTGATGGGATGCCCGACACCTGGGTCCAGCGACGATCACGCGCCGGGTGACCTCTTCGCCGAACACAACGAAGGATCCCGCGAGCCGTTCATGGACGATGATAAGACGGTCGCGTGGACTGCGCCGATGTCccacgcgacgccctcgaagCGAAGCCGCGAGATTTTCGAGTACCGCGAGAGTTCCAAGTCGGAGGGGTTGCTCGACGCTTGCCTCGACGACCTtcctcgagcgacgccttTTTGA
- a CDS encoding predicted protein, whose amino-acid sequence MKKPEPVVKVDETGPPKAAVAGAVGVAVAVAWRLFISRMRNAGGAGRNNAWKTVTADAKEKLAAAGFDIVAPLKLRWYNEIAPDSAKIAPGGAMGEDALVILVGNSAALWPVFCDAHNARPEIGDAENPVDTYVDIEVNRVFRGKIRRVFYAHETKPGRLVAVQRMAHVAGVAHLDERSHLSIHPTLGPWLAFRAVVVLDDARGPGDGQKPRPPPNPLAFDPSARARVDEAFDDALDGYEAPGGPSEGQWRLWVAVRDAVEPGHPARYPEDQVAYHYNCLDGRERARIRSRLRGGFEPSD is encoded by the coding sequence ATGAAGAAGCCCGAACCGGTTGTCAAGGTGGATGAAACCGGACCGCCGAAGGCTgcggtcgcgggcgccgtcggcgtcgcggtcgcggtcgcgtgGCGCCTGTTCATCAGTCGGATGCGTAATGCGGGCGGGGCAGGGCGCAACAACGCGTGGAAGACagtcaccgcggacgccaaggaAAAGCTTGCTGCCGCCGGTTTTGACATCGTCGCGCCTTTGAAGCTTCGGTGGTACAACGAGATCGCCCCGGACTCCGCGAAGATCGCCCCAGGGGGAGCcatgggcgaggacgccctcgtcatcctcgtggGGAACAGCGCAGCCCTTTGGCCCGTCTTCTGCGACGCGCACAACGCCAGGCCGGAGAttggcgacgccgagaacCCGGTGGACACGTACGTGGACATCGAGGTCAACCGCGTGTTCCGGGGTAAGATCCGCCGGGTGTTCTACGCGCACGAGACCAAGCCCGggaggctcgtcgcggtgcaGCGGATGGCTCACGTCGCCGGGGTGGCGCACCTGGACGAGCGCTCGCACCTCTCCATCCACCCCACGCTCGGACCCTGGCTGGCGttccgcgccgtcgtggtgctcgacgatgcgcgcggccccggcgacggtcaaaagccccggccgccgcccaacCCGCTCGCGTTTGATccatccgcgagggcgcgggtggacgaggctttcgacgacgcgctcgacgggtACGAGGCGCCGGGTGGTCCGTCGGAGGGTCAGTGGCGGCTGTGGGTGGCGGTcagggacgcggtggagccgGGTCACCCGGCGAGATACCCGGAAGATCAGGTGGCGTATCATTACAACTGTCTGGACGGGCGGGAGAGGGCGAGGATTCGGTCGAGGCTGCGGGGGGGGTTCGAACCTTCCGACTGA
- a CDS encoding predicted protein — MATAADRFNINSQLEHLQSRYVGTGHADTNRFEWAVNIHRDSYASYYGHHTMLQYFAIAENESIGRVKYNMMQKMLLPCGLPPEREEE; from the exons atggccaccgccgcggatcgcTTCAACATCAACAGTCAGCTCGAGCACCTGCAGTCTCGGTACGTTGGCACTGGGCACGCGGACACCAACAGGTTCGAGTGGGCGGTGAACATACACAGGGACAGCTACGCGTCGTACTACGGGCACCACACCATGCTCCAGTActtcgccatcgccgagaaCGAGAGCATCGGGCGCGTCAAGTACAACATGATGCAG AAAATGCTGCTTCCGTGCGGCCTGCCGCCcgagagggaggaggagtgA